In one Hoplias malabaricus isolate fHopMal1 chromosome X1, fHopMal1.hap1, whole genome shotgun sequence genomic region, the following are encoded:
- the LOC136675912 gene encoding F-box/LRR-repeat protein 7 — protein MGANSGKQSGSEGKASSSISSDLSSSTDQTSTKAPKNAATSEDSDVSMRTLSTPSPALILPRSSPALFNGSSTSSSSFTAETVAMVHSPPQRCPRQPWDQQGAPIDVLPDHAFLQIFSHLPTNQLCRCARVCRRWYNLAWDPRLWRSVRLTGDVLHVDRALRVLTRRLCQDTPNVCLTLETVAVSGCRRLTDRGLYTVAQCCPELRRLEIAGCYNVSNEAVFEVVSRCPNLEHLDVSGCSKVTCISLTREASIKLSPLHGQQISIHYLDMTDCFALEDEGLHTIASHCTQLTHLYLRRCVRLTDEGLRFLVIYCPSIRELSVSDCRFISDFGLREIAKLEGHLRYLSIAHCGRVTDVGVRYVAKYCVRLRYLNARGCEGLTDHGLEHLAKSCSKLKSLDIGKCPLVSDAGLELLALNCFNLKRLSVKSCESITGRGLQVVAANCFDLQLLNVQDCDVPLEALRFVKRHCKRCVIEHSNPAFF, from the exons ACTCTGATGTGAGCATGCGGACTCTGAGCACACCCAGTCCGGCTCTCATCCTTCCTCGCTCCTCTCCGGCCCTCTTCAATGGCTCGTCCACATCATCTTCCTCCTTCACCGCGGAGACGGTCGCCATGGTGCACTCTCCACCCCAGCGGTGTCCACGTCAACCTTGGGACCAGCAGGGGGCGCCCATCGACGTCCTGCCAGACCACGCCTTCCTGCAGATCTTCTCCCACCTCCCGACCAATCAGTTGTGCCGCTGTGCCCGCGTGTGCCGCCGCTGGTATAATCTGGCGTGGGACCCTCGGCTGTGGCGCAGCGTGCGGCTGACGGGCGACGTGCTTCACGTGGACCGAGCTCTCCGGGTTCTGACGCGGCGCCTTTGCCAGGACACACCCAACGTCTGCCTCACGCTGGAAACTGTGGCGGTCAGTGGCTGCCGCAGACTGACCGATCGTGGACTTTACACTGTGGCTCAGTGCTGTCCGGAGCTCCGTCGATTGGAGATAGCCGGATGCTACAACGTCTCCAACGAAGCCGTGTTCGAGGTGGTCTCACGGTGTCCGAACTTGGAGCACCTGGACGTCTCAG GATGCTCTAAGGTGACCTGCATCAGCCTGACACGGGAGGCATCCATCAAGCTGTCCCCTCTGCACGGTCAGCAGATCTCTATCCACTACCTGGACATGACAGACTGCTTTGCCCTGGAGGACGAGGGTCTGCACACCATCGCATCCCACTGCACTCAGCTCACGCACCTTTACCTGCGCCGTTGCGTGAGGCTGACCGACGAGGGCCTACGCTTCCTGGTCATCTACTGCCCGTCCATACGTGAGCTGAGTGTTAGCGACTGCCGCTTCATCAGTGACTTTGGCCTGCGGGAGATCGCCAAGCTGGAGGGACACCTGCGCTACCTCAGCATCGCCCACTGCGGCCGTGTCACGGATGTGGGCGTGCGCTACGTGGCCAAGTACTGTGTGCGTCTGCGCTATCTGAATGCCCGCGGCTGCGAGGGACTCACGGACCATGGGCTGGAGCACCTGGCCAAGAGCTGCTCCAAGCTCAAGTCGTTGGACATAGGCAAATGCCCCCTGGTGTCGGACGCGGGCCTGGAGCTGCTGGCGCTCAACTGTTTCAACCTGAAGAGGCTCAGTGTTAAGTCTTGCGAGAGCATCACGGGCCGGGGTTTGCAGGTGGTGGCGGCCAACTGCTTTGACTTGCAGCTGCTTAATGTGCAGGACTGCGACGTGCCCCTGGAGGCTCTGCGTTTTGTCAAACGCCACTGCAAACGCTGTGTCATCGAACACAGCAACCCAGCGTTCTTCTGA